In the Armatimonadota bacterium genome, one interval contains:
- a CDS encoding fibronectin type III domain-containing protein, protein MRLVSCLILLVISFGPFALAQEAPLDIPAQVFDLRSPRQGPTWIALEWDSTSVRHDVLFGEIPRLWRRARKLQTIQNVYTLGYSIHGLKPEKRYEIKVRAWPRGKGPAFESPSITVTTSSTAPRSFAGLQFLTPKPLGTFRRAITEPCLEAYRGKLYVMEAQECALHLSRVDPESLTVDWTQEVTPAVDEEPLCPQAPDMCVFQDRLWVTWHVLKPNVTGPGPSSARQRMVYYDLAAEPGTSAADQAAELVSPLMEIVPEHPGASTSHGSLAPYLDKLWAAWLETWTSPDGEPEGMIMLAAYEPWRGAFSDPVAWTNCPVRNPRSVSIGTYGGSLVLLFSGLVEGEPEYAGEALWFAQFDGRRFFDVRMVRKLGTNIRGRGVQLYDRFYFVFQSDADYPAAGGVYFDIDLGRLKPGTRLGRGQEATVAALPYMADMKHNLSPDIAAIGDTMYVVFGKRDMPPKEYPQAIARGYGTWIGKVTRNTGAEVEDVY, encoded by the coding sequence GTGCGTCTTGTCTCTTGCCTGATTCTGCTGGTGATCTCTTTCGGGCCCTTCGCTTTGGCTCAGGAAGCGCCTCTAGATATCCCCGCCCAGGTCTTTGATCTGCGCTCCCCGCGTCAGGGGCCCACGTGGATCGCGCTGGAATGGGATTCGACCTCGGTGCGCCATGACGTGCTGTTTGGCGAGATCCCCCGACTCTGGCGGCGGGCCCGGAAGCTCCAGACCATTCAGAATGTGTACACTCTCGGCTACAGCATCCACGGGCTGAAACCGGAGAAGCGTTATGAGATCAAGGTGCGCGCGTGGCCCAGGGGCAAGGGCCCGGCTTTCGAGTCCCCCTCGATCACGGTGACGACTTCATCCACCGCGCCGCGCAGCTTCGCAGGCCTGCAATTCTTGACACCGAAACCGCTTGGCACATTCCGCCGCGCCATTACAGAGCCGTGCCTTGAGGCCTATCGAGGCAAACTCTATGTGATGGAGGCCCAGGAGTGTGCGCTTCACCTGTCGCGGGTAGACCCGGAGAGCCTGACCGTGGACTGGACCCAGGAGGTCACCCCGGCGGTGGATGAGGAGCCCCTGTGTCCACAGGCTCCCGACATGTGCGTGTTCCAGGACCGGCTCTGGGTGACATGGCATGTGCTGAAGCCTAACGTAACCGGCCCAGGCCCGTCGTCTGCGCGCCAGAGAATGGTTTACTACGACCTCGCAGCTGAACCCGGCACCTCCGCCGCAGACCAAGCCGCGGAGCTCGTCAGCCCCCTCATGGAGATCGTCCCGGAACACCCAGGTGCGAGCACAAGCCACGGTTCTCTCGCGCCCTACCTGGATAAGCTCTGGGCAGCCTGGCTGGAGACCTGGACCAGCCCGGACGGGGAGCCGGAGGGGATGATCATGCTAGCCGCCTATGAGCCCTGGCGCGGTGCCTTTTCCGATCCCGTGGCATGGACGAACTGTCCGGTGCGCAACCCGCGTAGTGTCAGTATCGGGACGTATGGAGGCAGCCTTGTTCTGCTCTTCTCGGGGCTGGTGGAGGGGGAGCCTGAGTACGCCGGCGAGGCCTTGTGGTTCGCACAGTTCGATGGCCGGCGCTTTTTCGACGTACGCATGGTCCGCAAGCTCGGAACCAATATCCGCGGCCGTGGCGTGCAGTTATATGACCGCTTCTACTTCGTGTTCCAGTCCGACGCCGACTACCCGGCCGCTGGTGGGGTCTATTTCGACATCGATCTCGGCCGGCTCAAGCCTGGAACGCGCTTGGGCAGGGGGCAGGAGGCGACGGTTGCGGCATTACCGTACATGGCCGACATGAAGCACAACCTCAGCCCTGACATCGCGGCGATCGGAGACACGATGTACGTCGTCTTCGGCAAGCGCGATATGCCTCCGAAGGAATACCCGCAGGCCATTGCGCGGGGATATGGGACCTGGATCGGGAAGGTCACGCGAAACACAGGGGCCGAAGTCGAGGACGTCTACTGA
- a CDS encoding GHMP kinase — protein sequence MPVEVSAPGRLCLFGEHQDFLGLSVIATAIDLDVRITATPRADSIFAIRKPDLTDRDEDDYDEFDGSRKLPYRHKRDYLRSATNVVREAGLTISRGYDCEIRGRIPMNAGTSSSSALTIAWTTFLLATQEGEVDRSPEHIAWLGYIAEVEEHGEAGGMMDHYTSAVGNLLYIDCRKPINVFPLPAKLDGFVLGDTGIPKNTVCTLRESRQATEAGVAFLTQKIPGFDLKTTPMDQAAEYFPELPEGTRHLVQSHFINRDLCQEARAMLGSGQVDEARLGQMLYEHQVQLRDGIGVSHPKLDELIDAAMEAGALGGKLNGSGCGGAMFAYAPGKQEQVAEAINRAGGKAYIVHQRGGVSVTMD from the coding sequence ATGCCTGTTGAAGTGTCGGCTCCGGGACGTTTGTGTCTGTTCGGCGAGCATCAGGATTTCCTTGGGCTGTCGGTGATCGCCACGGCCATCGACCTGGATGTCAGGATCACCGCTACCCCGCGCGCGGATAGCATCTTCGCGATCCGCAAGCCTGACCTCACAGACCGGGACGAGGACGACTACGACGAGTTCGATGGCTCCAGGAAGCTCCCATACCGGCACAAGCGCGACTACCTGCGCTCGGCAACCAATGTCGTCCGCGAGGCCGGGTTGACCATCTCTCGCGGTTACGACTGTGAGATCCGTGGTCGCATTCCTATGAACGCCGGCACTTCCAGTTCGTCGGCGCTGACCATCGCGTGGACCACCTTTCTCCTGGCCACCCAGGAGGGGGAGGTGGACCGTTCGCCCGAGCACATCGCGTGGCTGGGGTATATCGCCGAAGTTGAGGAACACGGCGAAGCCGGCGGAATGATGGACCACTACACGTCCGCGGTGGGAAATCTGCTGTACATCGACTGCAGGAAGCCCATCAATGTCTTTCCGCTGCCCGCAAAGCTGGACGGATTTGTGCTGGGCGATACGGGCATCCCGAAGAACACCGTCTGCACCCTTCGCGAGTCGCGGCAGGCAACCGAGGCGGGCGTGGCGTTCCTCACGCAGAAGATCCCCGGGTTCGACCTGAAGACCACGCCGATGGATCAGGCCGCCGAGTACTTCCCCGAACTGCCCGAAGGCACGCGGCATCTGGTGCAGTCTCATTTCATCAACCGGGATCTTTGCCAGGAGGCCCGGGCGATGCTGGGCTCGGGACAGGTGGATGAGGCGCGCCTGGGGCAGATGCTCTACGAGCACCAGGTGCAATTGCGCGACGGCATCGGCGTCAGCCACCCGAAGCTGGACGAACTCATTGACGCCGCCATGGAGGCCGGCGCGCTGGGCGGGAAGCTCAATGGTTCAGGCTGCGGCGGCGCTATGTTCGCCTACGCGCCGGGTAAGCAGGAGCAAGTCGCCGAGGCCATCAACCGCGCCGGCGGGAAGGCCTACATCGTCCACCAGCGCGGCGGCGTATCGGTAACCATGGACTGA
- a CDS encoding roadblock/LC7 domain-containing protein yields the protein MKAILEELLNVPGVQTAVVIGWDGFTIDSVSADEVDVEAVGAVISSGIGSGQIMGSELGLGELAQAMFEYDKGLIIFSGIGDRAILAVVAEPEGNLGFIRYQVRKQVPRLLETL from the coding sequence GTGAAGGCGATACTCGAGGAACTGCTGAATGTGCCGGGCGTTCAGACAGCCGTGGTAATCGGCTGGGATGGTTTCACAATCGACTCGGTCTCAGCGGATGAGGTGGACGTGGAGGCCGTAGGGGCGGTCATCTCCAGCGGGATCGGCTCTGGGCAGATCATGGGGAGCGAACTCGGGTTGGGCGAACTGGCCCAGGCGATGTTCGAATACGACAAGGGCCTCATCATCTTCAGCGGCATTGGTGACCGGGCAATCTTGGCGGTTGTCGCCGAGCCCGAGGGCAATCTGGGCTTCATCCGCTACCAGGTGCGAAAGCAGGTTCCGCGGCTGCTGGAGACCTTGTAG
- a CDS encoding PD40 domain-containing protein, which translates to MIPRPDLIDPRSAEGIEVFQITTEPDVPSSHIYMEAQIFTPDSRRFVVHRSAHAHGSDQHDPQHRYLLCDLDNGGELSPLTEETGATGPSVSPDGRYLYYFVNETEVGGGTLTLKRVQLDGSGRDTLFVLDTPLPDTDYRPSRIYPLSTISSDGKRVAISGYLGDGNTKGAPYGLMVFDVEDPSVRLVLQGPSWCNLHPQYSRSLDAEASHDILVQENHDNEADEKGAITQLVGGLGADIHVIRDDGTHFRNMPWGRDGNEFCQGHQCWRGRTRWGITSTGTKQPPEAQLIEGFEADYAGHVGLNTPGGLRNDLSRDFDNPQFYHFATDIHGRRLITDCGPLNENASVWCAELGEPGQDALRNWRYLVTARCTCQKSTHLHPFLSPDGRLGFFNSDETGILQAYMIRGL; encoded by the coding sequence ATGATCCCGCGTCCTGACCTGATTGACCCGCGATCCGCCGAAGGCATCGAGGTTTTCCAGATTACCACTGAACCCGACGTGCCTTCTTCCCACATCTATATGGAGGCCCAGATATTCACGCCGGACTCCCGGCGGTTCGTCGTACACCGCTCTGCCCATGCTCACGGCAGCGACCAGCATGATCCACAGCACCGCTATCTGCTGTGTGATCTGGACAATGGCGGCGAACTAAGCCCGCTGACGGAAGAGACCGGGGCCACCGGGCCGTCGGTCTCGCCGGATGGCAGGTACCTGTACTACTTCGTGAACGAGACGGAAGTCGGCGGTGGCACGCTAACCCTCAAGCGCGTTCAACTGGACGGATCCGGGCGAGACACTCTCTTCGTGCTGGACACCCCGCTGCCGGACACAGACTACCGACCAAGCCGCATCTACCCGCTGTCCACGATCTCTTCGGACGGCAAGCGCGTGGCGATCTCCGGCTACCTCGGCGACGGCAATACGAAAGGCGCCCCCTACGGCTTGATGGTCTTCGACGTCGAGGACCCCAGTGTTCGCCTGGTGCTGCAGGGACCCTCGTGGTGCAACCTGCACCCGCAGTATAGCCGGTCGCTGGATGCCGAAGCGTCCCACGACATTCTCGTGCAGGAAAACCACGATAATGAAGCCGACGAGAAAGGGGCAATCACGCAGCTCGTGGGCGGTCTCGGAGCGGACATCCATGTGATCCGCGATGACGGCACCCACTTCCGCAACATGCCCTGGGGGCGAGACGGCAACGAGTTCTGCCAGGGCCACCAGTGCTGGCGCGGACGGACCCGCTGGGGCATCACCAGCACCGGCACGAAACAGCCGCCTGAAGCCCAGCTCATCGAGGGCTTCGAGGCCGACTACGCCGGGCACGTGGGCCTGAACACTCCCGGCGGCCTGCGCAACGACCTCAGCCGTGACTTCGACAACCCGCAGTTCTACCATTTCGCCACCGATATCCACGGGAGACGTCTCATCACCGACTGCGGTCCGCTGAACGAGAACGCCTCTGTCTGGTGCGCGGAGTTGGGCGAGCCCGGTCAGGACGCCCTGCGCAACTGGCGCTATCTCGTGACCGCTCGCTGCACCTGCCAAAAGAGTACGCACCTGCACCCGTTCCTGTCACCAGACGGCAGGCTGGGGTTCTTCAACTCTGACGAGACCGGGATTCTGCAGGCGTATATGATCCGGGGCCTTTGA
- a CDS encoding GNAT family N-acetyltransferase, translating into MPDMLVKLYELPDLEPSLAAMREQGVVIRHAMPYEISQVTSWVREHFGQGWADECACSFARQPVSCFIALDRGRLCGFGCYEATAPNYFGPTGVQESDRKRGIGKALLLACLHALRAMGYGYAIIGGAGPVDFYAKAVGATVIEGSSPGIYRDGIKA; encoded by the coding sequence ATGCCCGACATGCTGGTGAAGCTGTACGAACTGCCTGACCTCGAACCCAGTCTGGCTGCCATGCGCGAACAGGGCGTTGTGATCCGACATGCCATGCCCTACGAAATCAGCCAGGTCACTAGCTGGGTGCGTGAGCACTTCGGGCAGGGGTGGGCCGACGAGTGCGCCTGCAGCTTCGCCCGGCAGCCAGTTTCGTGTTTCATCGCCCTGGACCGAGGCAGGCTTTGCGGTTTCGGCTGCTACGAGGCCACCGCGCCGAATTACTTCGGCCCCACCGGTGTGCAGGAGAGCGACCGGAAGCGAGGCATCGGGAAGGCGCTCCTGCTGGCGTGTCTGCATGCGCTCCGCGCCATGGGATACGGTTATGCCATCATCGGCGGCGCAGGACCGGTGGACTTCTATGCGAAGGCGGTGGGGGCGACCGTGATCGAAGGATCCAGTCCCGGCATCTACCGGGACGGCATCAAGGCATAG
- a CDS encoding DUF2961 domain-containing protein, producing the protein MFRQALILVALATVSLSFAAPPGLHAILQPEDLLFPTSPVKMVGTTAGDGEGQDYKPLKPGESVSILTVKGPCLIHRIWSTSQFTDQTKLVVKLDGKEQPVWVKAALPAGQAANDPLRAMDGQAYWSYIPVKVSVSAEFIATDLRKPGGGTPEATEPNKFYLQVAYSAGHEGALTDAELEQVRQRLRLYTSNPFAGSPDVVVEGSARAAKSETITVTRKAPVSLSGDSKAFVQAMIIDAGELDFEKLYHTRLVIRPAGSKDACVDVPVPALFCSFWGMDEYAGPITAIARNKLVFRLPIPIGTGLDLQLDSFGGDGADSLPITLVRGTATKEVPYTFCAEYREVISEKGKPIPLADVSGEGVFVGCTFAGGATHHRKFAFLEGNEQIYVDGEEKPSWEGTGTEDFFNGAWYFSAGVQSRPFHGLTHLDEGPPPQMSAYRYLIPDRIAFTKGIRVDMQHGSRNSVPGITYKSVAFWYQAGPCKVAEPTEAAEPSGGPEGLGAGEEDSGAPLDVVTPAILAVVAALFVLALVRYILKGRKE; encoded by the coding sequence GTGTTCCGGCAAGCCCTGATCCTCGTCGCACTCGCAACCGTCTCACTCTCATTCGCCGCTCCGCCGGGACTGCATGCGATCCTGCAGCCCGAAGACCTGCTCTTCCCCACTTCCCCTGTGAAAATGGTGGGGACCACCGCGGGCGACGGCGAAGGCCAGGACTACAAGCCTCTGAAGCCCGGCGAGAGCGTGTCGATCCTCACCGTGAAAGGCCCGTGCCTGATCCACCGCATCTGGTCCACCTCGCAGTTCACCGACCAGACGAAACTGGTGGTCAAGCTGGACGGCAAGGAGCAGCCCGTCTGGGTCAAGGCAGCCCTGCCTGCGGGACAGGCCGCGAATGATCCGCTGCGCGCCATGGACGGGCAGGCGTACTGGTCGTACATTCCGGTGAAAGTGAGCGTGAGCGCCGAGTTCATCGCCACCGACCTGCGCAAACCCGGCGGCGGCACCCCCGAGGCCACCGAGCCCAACAAGTTCTACTTGCAGGTGGCTTATTCCGCGGGGCACGAAGGCGCGCTCACCGATGCGGAGCTGGAACAGGTTCGTCAGCGCCTGCGCCTGTACACCTCGAACCCCTTCGCAGGATCGCCCGACGTAGTGGTCGAAGGATCGGCACGGGCGGCCAAGAGCGAGACCATCACCGTGACCCGCAAGGCCCCCGTGAGCCTGTCCGGAGACAGCAAGGCCTTCGTGCAAGCGATGATCATCGATGCGGGCGAACTCGACTTCGAGAAGCTGTATCACACCCGGCTCGTCATCCGTCCTGCGGGCTCGAAGGACGCCTGCGTGGACGTACCGGTGCCCGCGCTTTTCTGTTCTTTCTGGGGCATGGACGAATATGCCGGGCCCATCACCGCGATCGCCAGGAACAAGCTGGTGTTCCGCCTGCCGATCCCCATCGGCACGGGTCTTGACCTCCAACTGGATAGCTTCGGGGGCGATGGCGCTGACAGCCTGCCGATCACCCTTGTGCGAGGGACCGCGACGAAGGAGGTTCCCTACACATTCTGCGCTGAGTACCGGGAGGTGATTTCCGAGAAGGGTAAGCCCATCCCCTTGGCGGACGTGTCAGGCGAGGGCGTCTTCGTGGGCTGCACCTTCGCCGGCGGCGCTACCCACCATCGAAAGTTCGCGTTTCTCGAGGGGAATGAACAGATATACGTGGACGGCGAGGAGAAGCCCTCCTGGGAGGGCACCGGCACTGAGGACTTTTTCAATGGCGCGTGGTACTTCAGCGCCGGGGTGCAGTCGCGGCCCTTCCACGGGCTGACCCATCTCGACGAGGGCCCGCCTCCGCAGATGTCCGCTTACCGGTACCTGATTCCCGACCGCATCGCATTCACCAAGGGGATCCGAGTGGATATGCAGCACGGCAGCCGCAATTCCGTGCCGGGAATTACCTACAAGTCGGTCGCGTTCTGGTACCAGGCGGGCCCATGCAAGGTTGCCGAACCAACCGAAGCGGCGGAACCTTCGGGCGGTCCTGAGGGGCTCGGGGCGGGCGAGGAGGACAGTGGCGCGCCGCTTGACGTGGTGACCCCGGCGATCCTGGCCGTCGTAGCTGCACTGTTTGTGCTGGCCCTGGTTCGGTACATCCTGAAAGGTCGCAAGGAGTAG